From the Planctomycetaceae bacterium genome, the window ATCGCCTCGGTTACAGCCGTGGCCAGTCGATCCCAGGCTCGCGCAAAGGATTTTGCTGAACGGCACGGTATCCCGATAGCACTGGAAGGTTATGACCAGCTGATTGCGTGCCCCGATGTCGACGCTGTTTATATTCCGCTGCCCCCGTCCATGCATCGGGACTGGACCATCCGTGCCGCCGCGGCGGGGAAACACGTGCTGTGCGAAAAGCCACTGGGCTGCAATGCGCATCAGGTTGATGAAATGATTTCCACCTGCCAGCAAAATAACGTCGTGCTGCTTGACGGTGTGATGTGGTATCACACAGCCAGAGCACAACGGCTTGTCGAAATTGCACGCAGCAGCGAACTGGGAGAGATCCGGCAGATCAACAGCGTCTTCACTTTCTCTGGTGATCAGCTCGCTGCAGACAATCTTCAATGGAATCAGGAACTTGGTGGCGGAGCATTGCTGGATCTTGGCTGGTACTGCGTCGGTGCAACGCTCCTGATCAAACAATGTCTGCCCATCCGAGTCAGCGCTTTTGCAAAATTTCGAGGCGATGTTGATGAGCGAATGAACGGACTGATGCAGTTCGAAGACGGCAGCATGGCATCGTTCGAGTGTGGATTCGACACCGTTCGACGTCGCTGGATAGAAATCGCCGGCACGAACGCTTCCCTCGTCTGCAGTGATTTCACGAAGCCATGGAATCCGGATCAGCCCACACTTCGCATCGTCGATGGAAACGGCAAAGGTTCTACTCAGGTGATCCC encodes:
- a CDS encoding Gfo/Idh/MocA family oxidoreductase translates to MKSDHLRFGILGTARIAESVVPRMQATSIASVTAVASRSQARAKDFAERHGIPIALEGYDQLIACPDVDAVYIPLPPSMHRDWTIRAAAAGKHVLCEKPLGCNAHQVDEMISTCQQNNVVLLDGVMWYHTARAQRLVEIARSSELGEIRQINSVFTFSGDQLAADNLQWNQELGGGALLDLGWYCVGATLLIKQCLPIRVSAFAKFRGDVDERMNGLMQFEDGSMASFECGFDTVRRRWIEIAGTNASLVCSDFTKPWNPDQPTLRIVDGNGKGSTQVIPHPLQEECMIDAFCKLAAEGTTEHAWLKLSRDTQYVCDLLANAAT